One Owenweeksia hongkongensis DSM 17368 genomic region harbors:
- a CDS encoding ATP-dependent Clp protease ATP-binding subunit, whose translation MDENFSPRVKDVISYSKEEAIRLGHDYIGTEHLMLGLIREGEGSAIQILEDLGVDVPAFRRKIEAISAPNISGQINTKKNLPLTRQAEKALKTTFLEAKLFQSNQIRTSHLLLCILRNDDDPVSRILRHYEINYDNVKTEYQSHYADELKDKPRAEMSYGEDDDDFERKDPGYTGGKGKTETKTKTPVLDNFGRDLTKLAEDGKLDPVVGREKEIERVSQILSRRKKNNPLLIGEPGVGKSAIAEGLALRIVKRKVSRVLFDKRVVTLDLASLVAGTKYRGQFEERMKALMNELEKNENIILFIDELHTIVGAGGATGSLDASNMFKPALARGEIQCIGATTLDEYRQYIEKDGALERRFQKVMVDPTTPDETIQILNNIKDKYEDHHNVIYTEEAIKACVALTSRYISDRHLPDKAIDALDEAGSRVHITSIHVPKDVMELEKKLEEIREQKIQVVKKQRYEEAAKLRDDEKRVEGQLQDAQAAWEEEVKKNRETVDEPDVAEVVAMMTGIPVQRVAQHESNRLTGMGKEMKSQIIGQDDAVDKIVKAIQRNRAGLKDPNKPIGSFIFLGPTGVGKTQLAKELSKSLFDSEDNLIRIDMSEYMEKFAISRLVGAPPGYVGYEEGGQLTEKVRRKPYSVVLLDEIEKAHPDVFNLLLQALDDGHMTDSLGRKVDFKNTIIIMTSNIGTRQLKDFGGGVGFGTAAKTSNPSDVAKGVIETALKRAFAPEFLNRIDDVILFNSLSKKDILKIIDIELVKLYKRIEGLGYNVKMSTKAKEYIADKGFDEKFGARPLARAIQKYVEDPLAEQIINSEVEEGDEIFIDLKKGKDEQEITVTINKKTEKAEDES comes from the coding sequence ATGGACGAAAACTTTTCACCCCGAGTAAAAGACGTGATCAGCTATAGCAAAGAAGAAGCTATACGACTGGGACACGACTACATAGGTACTGAACATTTGATGCTTGGATTGATTCGTGAAGGTGAAGGTAGTGCCATCCAGATTTTAGAAGATCTGGGTGTAGATGTACCCGCTTTCCGAAGAAAAATAGAGGCCATTAGCGCCCCCAATATCTCAGGTCAAATAAATACAAAGAAGAACCTACCGCTTACAAGACAAGCGGAAAAAGCACTGAAAACCACGTTTTTAGAAGCTAAACTTTTTCAAAGCAATCAAATTCGCACCTCGCACCTTTTGCTGTGTATACTGCGCAATGACGATGATCCTGTGTCCCGAATTTTGAGACATTATGAAATTAATTACGATAACGTAAAAACAGAGTATCAATCGCATTATGCTGATGAACTAAAAGATAAACCGCGTGCCGAAATGTCTTATGGTGAAGATGATGATGACTTTGAACGTAAAGACCCTGGCTACACTGGTGGTAAAGGAAAAACTGAAACAAAAACCAAGACTCCTGTTTTGGATAACTTTGGTAGAGACCTTACCAAATTGGCAGAAGATGGAAAACTTGATCCCGTAGTGGGAAGAGAAAAAGAGATTGAGCGTGTTTCTCAAATTCTTTCTCGTAGAAAGAAAAACAACCCCCTACTTATTGGTGAGCCTGGTGTTGGTAAATCTGCAATAGCAGAAGGACTAGCCTTGCGCATTGTGAAGAGAAAAGTATCTCGTGTACTTTTTGACAAGCGTGTAGTTACTTTAGATCTTGCTTCATTAGTAGCAGGAACAAAATACCGAGGCCAATTTGAAGAGCGTATGAAAGCTTTGATGAATGAGTTGGAGAAAAACGAAAACATCATTTTATTCATTGATGAACTTCACACAATTGTAGGTGCCGGTGGTGCTACTGGATCTTTGGATGCCAGCAATATGTTTAAGCCAGCTCTTGCACGTGGAGAAATTCAATGCATTGGAGCTACTACGCTTGACGAATACCGTCAATATATTGAGAAAGATGGTGCTCTGGAAAGGCGTTTCCAAAAAGTGATGGTAGATCCTACCACCCCTGATGAAACGATTCAGATCCTTAATAATATTAAGGATAAATACGAAGATCACCACAACGTAATTTATACTGAAGAAGCTATCAAAGCTTGCGTGGCTCTTACTTCTCGTTATATCAGCGATCGTCATTTGCCGGATAAGGCAATTGATGCATTGGATGAGGCTGGATCAAGAGTTCATATTACAAGCATTCATGTTCCTAAGGATGTAATGGAGCTTGAGAAAAAACTTGAAGAGATTCGCGAGCAGAAGATTCAGGTGGTGAAGAAACAGCGCTATGAAGAAGCTGCTAAACTTCGAGATGATGAAAAGCGTGTGGAAGGTCAACTTCAAGATGCTCAGGCTGCCTGGGAAGAAGAAGTGAAGAAGAACCGCGAAACTGTAGATGAGCCGGATGTAGCCGAAGTTGTAGCTATGATGACAGGTATTCCTGTACAGCGTGTGGCGCAGCATGAGAGCAATCGCCTTACCGGAATGGGCAAGGAAATGAAAAGCCAAATTATCGGTCAGGATGATGCGGTAGATAAGATTGTGAAAGCTATTCAGCGTAACCGTGCAGGATTGAAAGATCCGAATAAACCGATTGGTTCGTTCATCTTTTTAGGGCCTACTGGAGTTGGTAAAACTCAGCTTGCAAAGGAGCTTTCTAAAAGCTTATTTGACAGCGAAGATAATCTCATTCGAATTGATATGAGTGAGTACATGGAGAAATTTGCCATTTCAAGATTGGTAGGAGCGCCTCCCGGATACGTAGGATATGAAGAAGGCGGACAGCTTACTGAAAAGGTGCGCAGAAAACCTTATTCTGTAGTTCTTTTGGATGAGATTGAAAAAGCTCACCCGGATGTGTTTAACTTATTGCTACAAGCTCTGGATGATGGACATATGACGGATAGCTTGGGTCGCAAAGTTGACTTTAAGAATACCATCATTATTATGACTTCTAACATCGGTACCCGCCAGTTGAAGGACTTTGGTGGCGGTGTAGGATTTGGCACAGCGGCTAAAACTTCTAACCCAAGTGATGTGGCCAAGGGTGTAATTGAAACCGCTCTTAAGCGTGCTTTTGCCCCTGAATTCTTGAACCGTATTGATGATGTAATTCTGTTCAACAGCCTTAGCAAAAAAGATATCCTTAAGATTATCGATATCGAATTGGTAAAGCTTTACAAGCGTATTGAAGGACTTGGATACAATGTAAAAATGAGTACCAAGGCCAAGGAATATATTGCTGACAAAGGCTTTGACGAGAAGTTTGGTGCGCGCCCACTGGCACGCGCTATTCAGAAATATGTTGAAGATCCATTAGCAGAGCAAATCATAAACTCTGAAGTGGAAGAAGGTGATGAAATCTTTATCGACCTTAAGAAAGGTAAGGATGAGCAAGAAATCACCGTTACTATAAATAAGAAAACAGAAAAGGCTGAAGACGAATCATAG
- a CDS encoding IS3 family transposase produces the protein MFQSEKLLTRTVNQYKEHYQESLTATCRLFGYSRQVYYRAIKAEEAKKQRAQKVVSLVQEKRMSMPRLGTRKLYHLLQPELQALGVGRDKLFHILKANHMLIQPKKSYHITTNSHHRFRKHKNVIADLPITRPEQLWVADITYVGTRENPMYLALVTDAYSKKIVGYNVSNSLSVDGALSALKQAIKNRKYPSQPLIHHSDRGLQYCSTDYQKQLAKAKITCSMTESYDPYANAIAERINGILKQEFIEVVKADKLDIMKPLVEDSVSIYNKQRPHLSCQMNTPEQMHKQDQVKIKSYKKQNLGEASFTKV, from the coding sequence ATATTCCAATCAGAAAAACTCCTTACCCGAACAGTCAACCAATACAAAGAACACTACCAAGAAAGCCTAACGGCTACCTGTAGATTGTTCGGGTATAGCCGTCAAGTTTATTATCGCGCCATTAAAGCCGAAGAAGCCAAAAAGCAACGTGCGCAAAAAGTAGTATCACTCGTGCAGGAAAAGCGCATGTCCATGCCTCGGCTAGGCACACGTAAACTTTACCACTTGCTACAGCCAGAGCTGCAAGCACTGGGCGTGGGTCGCGATAAATTGTTCCACATTCTAAAAGCAAATCACATGTTAATACAACCCAAGAAATCATACCATATTACCACCAACTCACACCATAGGTTCCGCAAACACAAAAACGTGATTGCAGACTTACCCATTACCCGGCCAGAGCAGCTTTGGGTGGCCGATATAACTTATGTGGGTACCCGAGAAAACCCCATGTACCTGGCTCTAGTTACCGATGCCTACTCAAAAAAGATAGTAGGCTACAATGTATCAAACAGTTTGAGTGTGGATGGTGCGCTATCTGCCTTAAAGCAAGCTATCAAAAATCGAAAATACCCTAGCCAACCTCTGATCCATCACTCAGACAGAGGCCTACAATATTGTAGCACCGATTACCAAAAACAACTGGCTAAAGCCAAAATAACCTGTAGCATGACAGAGTCTTATGACCCATATGCCAACGCCATAGCGGAACGTATAAACGGTATTTTAAAGCAAGAATTTATTGAAGTAGTAAAGGCCGATAAACTAGACATCATGAAGCCTTTGGTGGAAGACAGTGTAAGCATTTATAATAAACAAAGGCCACACCTCTCCTGCCAAATGAACACTCCAGAACAAATGCATAAACAAGATCAGGTCAAAATAAAATCCTATAAAAAACAAAACCTTGGTGAAGCTAGCTTCACCAAGGTTTAA
- a CDS encoding helix-turn-helix domain-containing protein has protein sequence MKDNGYVKRTQKDYSLNFKLQVVQEIERGELSQHGAVRKYGIQARSTVLSWLRKYGNFDWENQTPIQMPKTPEQKLMELEQKVRLLEKQKKQLEHQIERADKKAIIFDMMIDIAEKEYNIPIRKTPYPNSQPIQRTLPRKPNGYL, from the coding sequence ATGAAAGACAATGGCTACGTAAAGCGTACACAAAAAGATTACAGCTTAAACTTCAAGCTGCAAGTTGTCCAAGAAATAGAACGGGGCGAGTTAAGTCAGCATGGAGCAGTCCGAAAATATGGCATTCAGGCTCGCAGTACTGTGCTGAGTTGGTTAAGAAAGTATGGTAACTTTGATTGGGAAAATCAAACTCCAATACAAATGCCCAAAACTCCAGAACAAAAACTGATGGAACTAGAGCAAAAAGTTCGGCTATTAGAAAAGCAGAAAAAGCAGCTGGAACATCAAATAGAACGAGCCGACAAAAAGGCGATCATCTTTGATATGATGATAGATATAGCCGAGAAAGAGTACAATATTCCAATCAGAAAAACTCCTTACCCGAACAGTCAACCAATACAAAGAACACTACCAAGAAAGCCTAACGGCTACCTGTAG
- a CDS encoding T9SS type A sorting domain-containing protein has product MYIDQLGQGIKTILLTIFMSLSLSIYAHNHNQTTTYFSHLSEINKEWLNHKEVSPKGNISFNSDADRIQLHLNLVVKYLTSNRASNLNSTQLANRASMLAELQKYIDKKVFPVNKYHSARQPYFVDDIGTNCAVGQMIYISGYEHLVSKISEEHNYDYIQDIKTEGLTEWANEFGFTIDELKWIQPGYPPSAKIEQVLGGTNGSVNKLEYNFYNGSLTIAGEFTELNNLPCLNVGFYHNNQLACLGTGVDGIIYDVIHESGAVYVFGDLNHNGETYPGAKYDGSTWSYIEIPNRDGAMCTSAHSAGIGHLLEMAINHDSIPGHQEIWHFLNDSTWEKKAKVKGTILDILASSYGRVHVGHLDTVMVYNSNSIVDTTLTVNNVLINTNYSNIWYGIGSSVSDTVNAVAYIGGALIFGGTCSYQPGSNNICLSRYFNSTLQPLFLNNYGTENFSIKAISYYSGNELTFGGDVNFMQPMGTFGSKIATYNLVHNYIKPIALLDKPVNSLAHLDGDLYIGGSFQTNLGVQNINFLAREVTSVGTNEFSANENFQVYPNPFTSSLHLIGIENGISYSLLSINGQTLKKGIVMNEEITDLDFLTNGVYLLRIESSNGHIVRRIFK; this is encoded by the coding sequence ATGTACATCGATCAACTTGGACAAGGTATTAAAACAATACTCCTCACAATTTTCATGAGTTTAAGTCTATCCATCTATGCACACAATCACAATCAAACGACCACCTACTTTAGCCATTTGTCTGAGATCAATAAAGAGTGGTTAAACCATAAAGAAGTTAGTCCTAAAGGAAATATTTCATTTAACTCAGACGCAGACAGGATTCAATTACACCTCAATTTGGTAGTTAAGTATCTGACATCGAACAGAGCATCAAACTTAAACTCCACGCAACTTGCCAACAGAGCAAGCATGTTAGCAGAATTGCAAAAATATATCGACAAGAAAGTTTTTCCTGTGAATAAATACCATTCAGCTAGACAACCATACTTTGTTGATGATATAGGAACTAATTGTGCCGTTGGTCAAATGATATATATTTCAGGCTACGAGCACTTGGTAAGTAAAATCAGTGAAGAGCATAACTACGACTATATACAGGATATTAAAACAGAAGGACTTACTGAATGGGCAAATGAGTTTGGGTTTACGATAGACGAACTAAAATGGATTCAACCTGGTTACCCTCCTTCTGCCAAGATTGAACAAGTTCTTGGTGGAACAAACGGAAGTGTCAATAAACTAGAATACAACTTCTATAACGGAAGCCTTACCATTGCAGGCGAATTCACTGAATTAAATAACCTACCGTGCCTAAATGTTGGATTTTACCATAATAATCAACTTGCTTGCTTGGGCACTGGTGTTGATGGGATAATTTATGACGTAATTCATGAATCAGGTGCGGTTTACGTTTTTGGTGATTTAAATCATAATGGAGAAACCTACCCTGGTGCTAAATATGATGGCTCTACCTGGAGCTATATTGAGATACCCAATAGAGATGGAGCTATGTGCACATCTGCTCATAGCGCAGGTATAGGACATCTATTGGAAATGGCCATTAATCATGATTCGATTCCGGGGCATCAGGAAATTTGGCATTTTCTAAATGACAGCACTTGGGAGAAGAAAGCAAAAGTAAAAGGAACTATTTTGGATATTCTTGCCAGTAGTTATGGTAGAGTTCATGTTGGTCATTTAGACACAGTAATGGTCTACAATTCAAATTCTATAGTTGACACCACTCTCACTGTAAATAATGTTCTTATTAATACAAACTATTCTAACATCTGGTATGGAATCGGTAGTAGTGTAAGTGATACGGTAAATGCTGTAGCATATATTGGTGGGGCATTAATTTTTGGAGGAACATGTAGTTACCAACCGGGGTCAAATAATATATGCCTAAGTAGATATTTCAATTCAACCTTGCAACCATTATTTCTTAATAATTATGGTACAGAAAACTTTTCAATTAAAGCCATTTCTTATTACTCTGGTAACGAATTGACATTTGGGGGTGACGTTAATTTTATGCAGCCTATGGGAACATTTGGAAGCAAAATTGCCACTTATAATTTGGTGCACAATTATATTAAACCGATTGCCTTGCTAGATAAGCCGGTAAATAGCCTAGCGCATTTAGATGGGGATTTATACATTGGCGGGAGCTTTCAAACCAATTTGGGTGTTCAAAATATTAACTTCCTTGCCAGAGAGGTAACATCTGTTGGAACAAATGAATTTTCTGCCAATGAGAATTTCCAGGTTTATCCTAATCCTTTCACTTCATCACTCCATTTAATAGGCATAGAAAATGGAATAAGTTATTCTCTATTGAGCATTAATGGCCAAACTCTAAAAAAAGGAATTGTGATGAATGAAGAAATTACTGATCTTGATTTTTTAACCAATGGAGTCTATCTATTGCGCATAGAATCATCTAATGGACATATTGTTAGGAGAATATTTAAATAA
- a CDS encoding LuxR C-terminal-related transcriptional regulator, with the protein MYALYSYILQGNMDSDLLDFYNEIFETNYNLDREEVIVHIKKLKELDKFLPPSSSFFILSDTPNNNFPYVSKNFVTNLGLDPELMNSVGVPYWLGHHHPDDLPVWMQILQDLMGYTLTEVKPEDRKKLSYTWTFRVRTAAGNFVNLFEHMVPMELDAEGKPVIGLAHITVVGDGEALPLKCSVKKLNDNNEYETLLTKNYSQILLSDGVTNRERDIIRLLALGNNSKQISQKLFISPHTVDTHRRNILKKLKVSSTGELVAYFTQQQLF; encoded by the coding sequence TTGTACGCGCTTTACTCATACATTTTACAGGGAAACATGGATTCGGATTTACTCGATTTCTACAACGAAATCTTTGAAACTAACTACAATCTTGACCGAGAAGAGGTCATCGTGCACATTAAGAAACTTAAAGAACTGGATAAATTTTTACCCCCCAGTTCCTCCTTTTTTATTTTGTCTGATACCCCAAATAACAATTTCCCATACGTCAGTAAAAATTTTGTAACCAACCTTGGCCTTGATCCAGAGCTCATGAATTCTGTAGGTGTACCTTACTGGTTGGGCCATCACCATCCAGACGACCTTCCTGTATGGATGCAGATTCTTCAAGATTTAATGGGGTATACTCTTACTGAAGTGAAACCAGAAGATAGAAAAAAATTGTCCTACACCTGGACTTTTAGAGTTCGTACTGCTGCTGGTAATTTTGTGAACTTATTTGAACACATGGTTCCCATGGAACTGGATGCCGAAGGCAAACCGGTGATTGGCTTAGCACACATAACTGTGGTGGGCGATGGTGAAGCTTTACCTCTAAAATGCAGTGTAAAAAAGCTAAATGACAATAATGAATATGAAACGCTTTTAACCAAAAACTACTCTCAAATTCTCCTTTCGGATGGAGTAACAAACCGTGAACGGGATATTATTAGGCTTTTAGCACTTGGTAATAATAGTAAACAAATAAGCCAAAAGTTATTTATAAGTCCGCATACGGTAGATACTCATCGTAGAAATATTCTAAAAAAGCTAAAGGTATCTTCAACGGGAGAGTTAGTAGCATACTTTACACAACAACAATTGTTTTAA